In Arthrobacter sp. MN05-02, the genomic stretch CGGCCATGGCCACCACTGCGATGCACGCGAGGGGAAGGAGCAGGGAGACGGCCCCGAACAGGGCGAGTACGGAAGTGACAAGGGTGGCCACGAGTGCGACGAGGCCCACGGCCGCGACGGCGATGCGACCCCGGTACGGCGTGATCTTCGTCGTGCGGGAGGCCGTGGCGCGGGTCGGCACATCAGTATCCGGCGTGGTGCGTGCAGACGGCAGGGCGTCGCCCCCTGCGTCGGCTGCGTCGTCGTGCGGCACGTTTCTTGTCATCATGTTCTCCACGGGGACGTCGGTCCTGGCTTTCGGCATCTGGCGTGTGTACTGCCGGCGGTGGCCGGCCTGGTCCTTCGAAGCACGATCGGGGCCACCCAGAGCAGCCACATGCCGACGACTGCGGCGAGCACCAACGAGCTGTCAAGGGAGAAGACCACACCTAGAACCGTAGGAGCAGTCGTACCACGACTCCGGCATTGCCGCCGGTGTGTCGGAGCCGAATATGCTCCCGCCGGAATCGGACCGCTCAGCCCTGACGGGGAGTCCTGCCCTCGAGCCACGGTGTCAGCAGCCCGCGCGGCACCTCTTCCGCCGTCAGGGCGAAGCTCCTGTGGTCCGCCCACTGCCCCGCGATGTGGAGGTAGCGCGGACGGAGGCCTTCATCCCGGAAGTGCAGCTTCTCGACCACCCGCAGGCTGGCCCGGTTCTCCGGGCGGATGTTGATCTCCATCCGGTGCAGTCCGAGATCGCCGAAGCAGTAGTCGGTCGCGAGCGCCACGGCGGTCGGCGCGATCCCGCGCCCGGCCCGCTCGGAATCGACCCAGTACCCGAGCGTGGCCGACATCGCCGATCCCCAGGTGATGCCCGAGACCGTCAGTTGCCCCACGAGCCGGGCATCGCCTGAACCGGGCCCATGCTCGATAATCAGGAACGGCAGGGCTGTGCCGGCCCTGGCCTGGGACGTCAGCGACCGCACCATCTGATGGTAGGTGGGCAGGAAGCCGTTCGGATCAGGATTCGAGGCTTCCCAGGGCGCCAGCCACGGGGCGTTGCGGCGGCGAAGTGCCGTCCACGCTGCCTTGTCCCGGTGGCGGATGGGCCTCAGGACCAGGGGTCCGGTCCTGAGGGTCACGGGCCAGCTGGCTGCCGACCACACGGCGTGCTAGTCCGAGAGCTCTTTGCTGAAGTCCTTGATCCACGCACGGAGGTCCGGGCCGAGGTCTTCGCGCTCCGACGCCAGGGTCACGACGGCCTTCAGGTAGCTCAGCTTGTCGCCGGTGTCGTACCGGCGGCCGCGGAAGACTACGCCGTACACGCCCGAGCCTTCCCCGTCGGCTGCTGCGAGGGTCTGCAGTGCGTCGGTCAGCTGGATCTCGTCGCCGCGGCCGGGCTTCGTGGTCTCCAGGACCTCGAACACCCGCGGGTGGAGGACGTAGCGTCCGATCACGGCGAGGTTCGACGGCGCATCCGCGACGGACGGCTTCTCGACGAGCTGGTTCACGCGCACGTGGTTCTCGCCGTCGATCGCCGTGATGTCGGCGCAGCCGTAAGCACTGATCTGCTCGGGGTCCACCTCGATGAGGGCGATCACGGACCCGCCGGTCCGGGCCTGGACCTCGATCATGGTCTCGAGCAGCGCATCGCGCTCGTCGATCAGGTCGTCACCGAGCAGGACGGCGAACGGCTCGTTGTTGACGTGCAGCTTGGCGCGGAGGACGGCGTGTCCGAGGCCCTTCGGGTCGCCCTGGCGGAGGTAGTGGATGTCGCCGAGTTCGGAGGGGCGGCGCACGGCTGCCAGCTTGTCGTGGTCGCCCTTGGCCTCGAGCGTCTGCTCGATGAACGGCACGCGGTCGAAGTGGTCCTCGAGGGCCCTTTTATTACGCCCGGTGATCATCAGGACGTCGGACAGTCCGGCGTCGACGGCCTCCTGGACGACGTACTGGATGGCGGGCTTGTCCACGACGGGAAGCATTTCCTTCGGCATGGCCTTGGTGGCTGGAAGAAAGCGGGTCCCCAGACCGGCCGCAGGAATAACGGCCTTCGTCACACGTGATTGCAGAGTCATGAGCACCACATTACATAAAAGGCACCGGATTCCTCGGGCGCTGCGCACAATGGTGGAATGACCGCCTCAGCTCGTGATACGGACAAGGCCGGCCTCCGCGCATCCCTCCGCGCCTCCCGGGCAGCCCTGCAGGCCCCGGATCGGGAGGACCAGTCGGACGGTCTGCGCCGGGCCGTGGTGCAGTACCTCTCCGACCGATCCCGGCCCTCAGGGCGCCCCGACGGCCCCCGGCCGACGGTCGCCGCCTACCTCGGCGTCGACCCGGAACCGGCTACGGAACGGCTCCTCGGAGAACTGCACCGCCTCGGTTTCGGCGTCGTCGTGCCCGTCTGCGAGCCTGCCTACCGCATGTCCTGGGTCCGTTGGTTCCCCGGCGTCGCGCTGCAGCGATCCGTACGCGCTCCCGTCGAGGAGCCCGTCGGTCCGAGGCTTGCGTTCGACGACCTGCCGGACGTGCTGCTCATCCTCGTACCCGCCCTCGGCGTGGACCGGACGGGCAACCGGATCGGTCAGGCCGGGGGCTACTACGACCGGTTCCTGGCCGACCATCCTCTGGACGCACCGGGAGCGGTCCCGCGGCTGGGCATGGTGTACCGGACCGAGGTCCTTCCCGCCGGGGCCGTCCCCTCCGAGCCCTTCGACCAGCCGCTGGGGGGCGCCTTCACGCCGGACGGGCTGCTGCGCTTCGGGGACAGAGGCCGCGCAGTGTAGACTGGCACTCGACCCCGGAGAGTGCCAAAGCAGTCTCGGTGAGCCATCCGGGGACCACGAAGTTCGTCCAGGAGGATTTCCATGCCCATGTACGCCTATGCCTGCAAGGACTGCGGCCACGCCTTCGACATCCAGCAGTCGTTCTCGGACGACTCGCTCACGGTGTGCCCGGAGTGCGGCGGCTCGTTGCGCAAGAAGTTCAACAGCGTGGGCGTGGTGTTCAAGGGCTCGGGTTTCTACCGCAACGACTCCCGCGACACGAAGACCAGCACGGACGCCGGCTCGAGCTCTGCGAGCGCCCCTGCGAAGTCGACCTCTGATGCATCGAGCGCGACGGCATCCAGCTCGTCCTCCACTGCGTCTCCGAGCACCGCGGCAGCGACCAGCAGCGGGGCTGCGGCAGCCGCGTCCTGAGGTGCCGCCCGCGGCATCTCCCGCGGGACCGACGTGCCGCTCGGAACACCGCGGCCACCACTGTGATGTCCACATAGCTTCCGGGCGGGCCTGATAGCAGGGCATCGCTACTAGGGTCCGTCCATGACGTCGACCCGCCCTCCGGGCGTCCCGCTCCACCACCGCCTCCGCAGGCTGGTGCACCGCCGCAAGCGGCTGCTCTGCTGCCTGCTCCTCAGTGCGGCAGCCGGCGTCACCGTGGAGGCGGCCGTCGGTGACGACTATCCGACGACGACGGTCGTCACCGCCTCACGTGACCTCGCCATCGGCACCGTCCTGACCGAGGCGGACGTGGCCCCGACCGTCCTCCCCGAGCAGGCGGTTCCCGGCGACACCTTCGATCGGTCCCTGCAGGTGGTCGGCCAGCAGCTGTCAGCGCCCCTGTCGCAGGGCTCGCCGGTGGCGGCCACCGCCCTCGTGGGCGATGGGCTGCTGACCGGCACGGCGCCCGGCACGGTCGCCGTGCCCCTCCGGCCCTCGGACCCGGCAACGGTCCAGCTGCTGGCTCCCGGGCAGCTCGTCGACGTCATCCTCAGTACCGGCAACGGCTATGACGTCGCAGCCGACTCGACGGTCCTGGCGCGGTCCGTCGCGGTCCTCTGGACCGCGCCCGCAGGCGGCGGCAGCACGTGGCCCGGTGCCGGCGACGACGGCGGCCTCGTGGTCGTCGCCGCGCAGGCCGATGCCGCCGCCGCCCTCGCCGGGTCATCCAGCTCGGGCGACGTCCACCTCGTACTGACCTCGGATCCGTGAACGGTCGCCGTGGCCCGGCAGTCGTCCCATCCGGACCGCCCCGGGAGTGCAGGGAGCGCCGATACGGCCCGTCAGCCCCAATGCGGCGGACGCTGCTCCTTGAGCCACTCGTCGTGATCGTCCTCGGTGTCGCCCCACGAACGCGGGTCGTCCTCGGCGGCTGTCGTCGGGACCGCCGGGGACGCGTCGTCCCCCGTGCCGGGCTCACGGCCCACATCGGCCCCGCGGCCCGGGTGCTGCTCGTCCTCCTGCATCCTGGCGGCGTCCTTTCGCGTCCTCGGCTGGTCGGGGTTGTTCCGCGGGGGAAGCCCGATCAGGGCCGCGGCCCGCTCCGCGCAGCCGTCCGGGTCGGTGAAGACCTCGATGGTCCACAACGGCATGTACCGCCAGCCCATGCGCTCGAGGACCTGGGGTCGCAGCCTGCTCCGCTCCCGCACTGTCATCGCCCCGTACCGGCCGGTGCCGTCGGACTCGATGGCCAGCGGAGCGGGACGCTCGTCCTGCACCGCGGCGGCGGCGGCGCTGCCGTCCGGGCGGAGATCCGCGGGCCGCACCGCGACGATGTCCAGGACACCGGCGTAGTGGTCCCACACCTCGGCGCCCCGGTACCGCAGCCGGTCCACGAGGTCGGCCACCAGGGGGTCCTCGTTGCCGCCCGATGCTGCAGGGGCGCGGCCCGGACCACCACCGAGTTCACGCTGGAGCAGTTCGAAGAAGTCCAGCGCGCCCGTGGTGAGCCGGTCCGGATCCAGGTCGGACGGTTCGAAGCAGGTCAGCACGTGCTGCAGGTGCCGTGCCCGGGTCATCGCCATGACGAAGTTCCGGCGGCCGTCCGGCCCGGACAGCGGGCCGAACGAATGCAGGGTCCGTCCGTGGGGCGTGCGGCCGTAGCCGAGGGAGAAGATGATGTCATCACGCACGAGCCCGCCGGCACGTTCGACGGGGACCACGCGGAAGGACTCCCGTCCGGGGACGAAGAAGTCCGCGGCCCAGGGGAACTCCGCCATCTGCAGGCGGATCGCCTCCCCCACCCGGGCAGCATGCCGTGCGCTGGCCGTCACGACGGCCAGCGAGGAGCTCGGACGGCGGCGGATGTGCTCGAAGACGGGTTCCACGACACGGTTCACCTCGACGGCGACACTCTCCACGCCGTCGTGCTCGGAACTCGGCATCCCTGTTCCGTTGGGCAGGTACTCGACCACCAGTCCGCGGCCCTCCCCCGTCACCTCGGAGGCCTGGGGCAGCCGCGACAGCTTGCCGCCGTAGAAGGATTCGCTGAGGTACGTGTCGAGGCCGCGATCCACGCCGCGGTAGATCTCGGTGAGCCGGCGCACGGGCAGCACGTCGCGGAGGGAGTCGAACGCGCTCGGCAGCGGCTCGAGGGTCGACGCGCGGTCGGCGGACTGTACCTCGATGCTGAAGCGTGTGGGCCCTGCGAGGCGGTCGTCACCGAAGACCACGACCTGCGCCGCTCGCGCGATGCAGGGTACTGCGCTCTGCAGGGACATCGACTCGCCGTCGAGGATGACGGCGGTATCGAAGGAATAGCCGTCGGGCACCGCACCCCTGATCGTCAGCGGGCTGACCGCCCAGACGGGCAGGAGCGCCGCGACCAGGTCCTGGTGGAGACCGGCGAAGACCTCGAGGGTCAGGTTGCCGTCCTTGAGCTCCTGCCGCAGGCGTCCGGCATCCTCCGGATGGTCCTCCACGGCGGCGCGCCAGCGTTCGGCGAGGGCCCAGCGGATCCGGGCGGGCCCGGAGGCGATGTGGGCGTTGTCGGCGAGACGGTACTCGGCCTCCAGCCTGCGCAGGCTGTCGCCGTCGGACATCGCGAGGTAGTCGTCCCCGCTGATCATCGCTTCGAGGGCGGACTGCCACCAGGCGAGTTCCAGTTCCGAGCCCACGCGTTCGGCGGGGATCTCCCGTGCGGCGAGGTCGGTGAGCAGGTCGGCCAGTCCCTGCTCGCGCATCTCGTCGAGCAGCAGGGTGCGCTCCGGCAGCGTCTCCAGGGTGTCCCTGTCACCGGCGAGGTCACGGAGGAGCGATTCGAGGCTGTCCAGATCGAGCGCCGCGAGGTCGGGGCGGCCGGAGGTCGCCCGCAGGATCGCGGTCAGCTCCGCCAACCGCTCCTCCACCGCCCGGTAGGAGGAGTGGATCTCCGCGAGCCCCGTCGGCACCTGCGGGTGCCGTTCGGTCAGCGCGTACCGGGTCCAGAGCGTGCGCTGCTGCTGCACCTCGAGGAGGGAGGTGTGCAGGTCCGAGATGTGGACGCCGGGCCGGATGTACTCCTTGGCCACGCGCCGGAGCCGGGACCGCGTCATCGAGCTCATCTCGATGTCGCGCTCCTTGCGCCACGACGACGGCGCCGTTGCGGAGATGAGGTCGGTCACCGGACGGTCGAAGATGTCGGGCGTGAACTTGTCGAGGCTCCCCCGGACGGCGACGAGGAGTTCGAGCTGCTCGCCCCATTCCCTGAAGCTCGCGCCGAGCGTGATGTGCGAATGTTCCGCGACACGCTGCACCTTGCCGCGGAGATCGGGGATTCCGGTGGCGAGCTGCTCGGCCAGCGCATGGGCGTGCTCGGTCTCCTTGCGGTTCAGCAGCTGCGCCCCGTACCAGGGGCTCTCGGTCGACGCCTTGCTGAAACTGCCCAGCTCGGCCGCCCGCTGGAGACGCGCCGTCAGTTCCTTGCGGTCGGCGATCGAGTCGAGGACGCTCCGCTTGAGCCGCACGGTGGTCGACGGCGCGGGATCGAGCGCCGTGAGTCCCGCGAGGGACTGCATGGCCTGGTAGGGCGAGCATCCCCACCGGCTGCGGATGTCGTGGAGACTCCGGACGTGTTCCATCAGCTGGTGACGGTGACCGGTCAGGGTGGTGTGGAGGGTCCCGAGCTCCGGCTCGACGGCCTTCTCGTTGCGGACCAGCGCGCGGATGACGGCTTCGCGCAGCTGCCCCGGCCCGGTCTGGCTGCCCACCTGGAGCACGAGGGACCCGAGATTCAGGCCGTCGAGGTCCTGCACGAACTCGTTCAGGGTGCCACGGCGTTCCGCTGCGATGACCACACGCCTGCCGGCGGCCGCCGACCGTGCCGCGACGTTCAGCGCGGTCTGGGTCTGGCCCGTTCCGGGAGGAGTGGCGACGGCGATGCTGACACCTGCCGCTACGAGGTCGAGCACATCCTGCTGGGCACGGTCGGCGTCGAGGACCAGGAGCTCGTCGGCGGGGTCCCGCTCGTCGGCGGGAGGGAAGGACAGCCCGTCCGCCGCGGCGGCGAGCTCCGAGGCCGTGTCCCCGTCGCCCGTGGCGGCCCCCAGCAGCGCGGCGAGGACCGGGTGGTCGTTGCGCAGGGCCGGATCACCGGTCACACCGGCGAGGTCCGCGAACGTCGCGACCAGGATCCGGTGCTCGACGGACATCCCGCGGACGCCCTCGCTCAACGCACGCATCCGCTCGAGGACGGGTTGGGGGTCGAAGCGCGCCGTGCCATAGGCCAGCCGGGCGATGCCGACCGGATCCACCTGGAGGCCCTGGTGATGACGCAGGTGGCGCACGAGCGCCGGGTTCATCCGGGCCTGCTCCGTGATCTGCAGCTCGTAGTCGTCCTGCGAGGGATGGACCGTGAGGGACACCGCGGTCAGGAGCACGGGCGCGTTCAGGGACTCGGAGCGTCCCGCATCGTCCACCGAACGCCACGACGCGGTTCCCGCAGCGAGGTAGCCCACATCGATCCCCCGCTCGGTCCCGAGCTCGAAGATCTTCGCGCGCAGGGCGCGGGCAGCGGCCTTGGCGGCACTGTACTGCACGGGATCGCGCAGCAGGGTCGACAGGCGCGTGCGCCGCCCGGCGAGGAGCTGGGCCAGTCCGGACGGGTGGGCGTCCGTCAGATCGATGCTCGTGCCGGCCGAGGGCCGGAAGTGGAGCAGGGTGTCGCCGCTGGCCTGCGGTCCGAGACCCTCGAGCCAGGGCACGAGGAGCTCCTGGGCGGACGCCTCGTCGGCGGCCGGCCTGTCGGCGGGTTCGCCGGCCGACGGCTTGTCGGCGGATTCGTCGGCGGACGGCTTGTCGGCGGGCTCGTCGGCGGACGGCTTGTCGGCGGGCTCGTCGGCGGACGACGCCGACTGCTGATCCTGCCGGCCGTCCTGCTGACCGTCCTGCTGATCCTCCTGCGGTCCGCCGACGGGCATTCCCGGCACATCCTGCTGGTCCTGCTCCGGCACGACAGCCTTCTTCCTTGCATTATCACGTGCTGATCTCGACCAGATGGGCATGTCTTCCAAGCTATCCGAAAAGCGCACGGACCCCGCGGATAGCAACGCGGCCCGGGCGGACCGGAGGTGGATCGACCCGCCGCCGGAGTCCGCCTATTCCCATTCGATGGTTCCCGGCGGCTTGCTGGTCACATCGAGCACCACGCGGTTGACGCCGTCCACCTCGTTGGTGATCCGGTTCGAGATCCGTGCCAGCAGATCGTACGGCAGCCGCGACCAGTCCGCCGTCATGGCGTCCTCGCTGGAGACCGGACGCAGGACGATCGGGTGCCCGTACGTGCGCCCGTCACCCTGGACGCCCACGCTGCGCACGTCCGCGAGCAGGACCACGGGCATCTGCCACACCTCGTTGTCGAGTCCGGCCGCCGTGAGCTCGGCGCGGGCGATCGCATCGGCCTTGCGCAGCAGCTCGAGGCGCTCCTCCGTGACCTCTCCGACGATCCGGATCCCGAGCCCGGGGCCGGGGAACGGCTGGCGTCCGACGATCTCCGCGGGTAGCCCGAGCTGGGCGCCCACCGCGCGCACCTCGTCCTTGAAGAGCGTCCGGAGCGGTTCGACGAGCTCGAATTGGAGGTCCTCGGGCAGCCCCCCGACGTTGTGATGGCTCTTGATGTTGGCAGCACCCTCGCCTCCGCCGGATTCGACGACGTCGGGATAGAGCGTCCCCTGGACGAGGAACCGGATGGGCTCGCCCTCGGCCTCGGCCTCGCGCATGATGGCACGCTCGGCCTCCTCGAACGCACGGATGAATTCACGGCCGATGATCTTGCGCTTGGTCTCGGGGTCGGAGACGCCCGCAAGCGCGTCGAGGAACCGCTTCTGCTCGTTCGCGACATACAGCTTGACGCCGGTCGCGGCCACGAAGTCGCGCTCGACCTGCTCGGCCTCACCCTCGCGGAGGAGTCCGTGATCCACGAAGACGCACGTGAGCTGATCGCCCACGGCCCGCTGCACGAGCGCAGCCGCGACGGCCGAGTCGACACCGCCGGAGAGTCCGCAGATGACGCGTGCGTCGCCGATCTGGTCGCGGATGCGCTCCACCTGCTCCTCGAGGATGTTGCGGGTGGTCCAGTTCGGGTCGACCCGCGCCCCCCTGAAGAGGAAATTCTCGATCACGGCCTGGC encodes the following:
- a CDS encoding N-acetyltransferase GCN5; protein product: MWSAASWPVTLRTGPLVLRPIRHRDKAAWTALRRRNAPWLAPWEASNPDPNGFLPTYHQMVRSLTSQARAGTALPFLIIEHGPGSGDARLVGQLTVSGITWGSAMSATLGYWVDSERAGRGIAPTAVALATDYCFGDLGLHRMEINIRPENRASLRVVEKLHFRDEGLRPRYLHIAGQWADHRSFALTAEEVPRGLLTPWLEGRTPRQG
- a CDS encoding UTP--glucose-1-phosphate uridylyltransferase; its protein translation is MLMTLQSRVTKAVIPAAGLGTRFLPATKAMPKEMLPVVDKPAIQYVVQEAVDAGLSDVLMITGRNKRALEDHFDRVPFIEQTLEAKGDHDKLAAVRRPSELGDIHYLRQGDPKGLGHAVLRAKLHVNNEPFAVLLGDDLIDERDALLETMIEVQARTGGSVIALIEVDPEQISAYGCADITAIDGENHVRVNQLVEKPSVADAPSNLAVIGRYVLHPRVFEVLETTKPGRGDEIQLTDALQTLAAADGEGSGVYGVVFRGRRYDTGDKLSYLKAVVTLASEREDLGPDLRAWIKDFSKELSD
- a CDS encoding 5-formyltetrahydrofolate cyclo-ligase translates to MTASARDTDKAGLRASLRASRAALQAPDREDQSDGLRRAVVQYLSDRSRPSGRPDGPRPTVAAYLGVDPEPATERLLGELHRLGFGVVVPVCEPAYRMSWVRWFPGVALQRSVRAPVEEPVGPRLAFDDLPDVLLILVPALGVDRTGNRIGQAGGYYDRFLADHPLDAPGAVPRLGMVYRTEVLPAGAVPSEPFDQPLGGAFTPDGLLRFGDRGRAV
- a CDS encoding hypothetical protein (possible pseudo due to internal stop codon/frameshift) translates to MPEQDQQDVPGMPVGGPQEDQQDGQQDGRQDQQSASSADEPADKPSADEPADKPSADESADKPSAGEPADRPAADEASAQELLVPWLEGLGPQASGDTLLHFRPSAGTSIDLTDAHPSGLAQLLAGRRTRLSTLLRDPVQYSAAKAAARALRAKIFELGTERGIDVGYLAAGTASWRSVDDAGRSESLNAPVLLTAVSLTVHPSQDDYELQITEQARMNPALVRHLRHHQGLQVDPVGIARLAYGTARFDPQPVLERMRALSEGVRGMSVEHRILVATFADLAGVTGDPALRNDHPVLAALLGAATGDGDTASELAAAADGLSFPPADERDPADELLVLDADRAQQDVLDLVAAGVSIAVATPPGTGQTQTALNVAARSAAAGRRVVIAAERRGTLNEFVQDLDGLNLGSLVLQVGSQTGPGQLREAVIRALVRNEKAVEPELGTLHTTLTGHRHQLMEHVRSLHDIRSRWGCSPYQAMQSLAGLTALDPAPSTTVRLKRSVLDSIADRKELTARLQRAAELGSFSKASTESPWYGAQLLNRKETEHAHALAEQLATGIPDLRGKVQRVAEHSHITLGASFREWGEQLELLVAVRGSLDKFTPDIFDRPVTDLISATAPSSWRKERDIEMSSMTRSRLRRVAKEYIRPGVHISDLHTSLLEVQQQRTLWTRYALTERHPQVPTGLAEIHSSYRAVEERLAELTAILRATSGRPDLAALDLDSLESLLRDLAGDRDTLETLPERTLLLDEMREQGLADLLTDLAAREIPAERVGSELELAWWQSALEAMISGDDYLAMSDGDSLRRLEAEYRLADNAHIASGPARIRWALAERWRAAVEDHPEDAGRLRQELKDGNLTLEVFAGLHQDLVAALLPVWAVSPLTIRGAVPDGYSFDTAVILDGESMSLQSAVPCIARAAQVVVFGDDRLAGPTRFSIEVQSADRASTLEPLPSAFDSLRDVLPVRRLTEIYRGVDRGLDTYLSESFYGGKLSRLPQASEVTGEGRGLVVEYLPNGTGMPSSEHDGVESVAVEVNRVVEPVFEHIRRRPSSSLAVVTASARHAARVGEAIRLQMAEFPWAADFFVPGRESFRVVPVERAGGLVRDDIIFSLGYGRTPHGRTLHSFGPLSGPDGRRNFVMAMTRARHLQHVLTCFEPSDLDPDRLTTGALDFFELLQRELGGGPGRAPAASGGNEDPLVADLVDRLRYRGAEVWDHYAGVLDIVAVRPADLRPDGSAAAAAVQDERPAPLAIESDGTGRYGAMTVRERSRLRPQVLERMGWRYMPLWTIEVFTDPDGCAERAAALIGLPPRNNPDQPRTRKDAARMQEDEQHPGRGADVGREPGTGDDASPAVPTTAAEDDPRSWGDTEDDHDEWLKEQRPPHWG
- the guaA gene encoding GMP synthase [glutamine-hydrolyzing], which produces MTTPENGSEHRPVLVVDYGAQYAQLIARRVREADVYSEIVPHTLSTEQILAKNPVAIILSGGPSSVYAEGAPRVEPDLFDAGVPVLGICYGFQAMASVLGGTVAKTGLREYGSTDVRSDGGSRSILSGTPDQQNAWMSHGDSVQAAPEGFDVLASTAGAPVAAFANEEKGLYGVQWHPEVKHSQHGQAVIENFLFRGARVDPNWTTRNILEEQVERIRDQIGDARVICGLSGGVDSAVAAALVQRAVGDQLTCVFVDHGLLREGEAEQVERDFVAATGVKLYVANEQKRFLDALAGVSDPETKRKIIGREFIRAFEEAERAIMREAEAEGEPIRFLVQGTLYPDVVESGGGEGAANIKSHHNVGGLPEDLQFELVEPLRTLFKDEVRAVGAQLGLPAEIVGRQPFPGPGLGIRIVGEVTEERLELLRKADAIARAELTAAGLDNEVWQMPVVLLADVRSVGVQGDGRTYGHPIVLRPVSSEDAMTADWSRLPYDLLARISNRITNEVDGVNRVVLDVTSKPPGTIEWE